The genomic region CTCGTTCCCACACTGTCGCTGTTCACCACCGTGGTGCTCGATCCGAACGTCACCAACCGTCTGGTGGCTTCGACCGTCAACCAGCTCAAGCAGTTTTCGGAGAATGGCGGCACGGTGCTGTTCGGCACCGATGTCGGCTTCACCACGCTGTACGACACCACGCAGGAATTTCAGCTGATGCACCGCGTGTTGTCGGAGCGGCAGGTGCTGGCCTCGATGACGACCAATCCGGCAGGGTTCTTCAAGGCCGCGAGGAAGGGACGGGTGGAGCAGGGCTTCGACGCCGATCTCGTGGTGCTCGACGGCGATCCGCTCGGCGACGTCGGCAATTTCGCGAAAGTGAGCGCCACCATCCGTGCCGGTCACGTGATCTACCAGAAGCCGTGACGAGGGCGGGGAACTCGCATCTCGGGGGCAGCGTCGACGCATGGTGCGTTCACTTGAAGCGTTGCTGCCGCGTCACGACATATAGCTGATGAAACGATCCTTGATTATCGGCGGCGTTTTGCTCTGCGCCATGAGTGCGGCGAGCGCGCAATTCCCTCCGCCCGGCCGCTCGATGTGGGACCCGCCGGTGCCCCAGCCTCCGCCGCCGCCGCGGATCGAGGTGCCGGCCATCCCGAGGATGGATGCACCGACGCAGCCGAGCCTGCGTTCGCGGCCGCGCAGTTCGTTCGGTGACCGCGTCAGCCGCTGCCTCGACGAGGCTGCCGCCGCCGGCCTGAACCAGGCCGAGCGCGCCGCCTATTCGCGATCCTGCGCCAACCACCGGGATTAGGGCAGGGTAATCGCACTTGGAAAGAACTGATTTTTCTGCACCGTCATGGCCGGGCTTGTCCCGGCCATCCACGTCTTTCTTTGCATGAAACGCAGACGTGGATGCCCGGGACAAGCCCGGGTATGACGAGTCGAGCGTGCGAATCTGTTTGGCTATCCAAACGGACCACTTTGATTGCGTCTCATGATCTTGAGCGTGAGCAGGGCCGCCCCGAGCACAAGAAGCAGGACACCGACGACAATTGTGCTTGTCGATTCGAATGTCACACCGACTGCTGTCAGCAAGCAGCCAACAACGATAGCGATGAGCCCACCCAGCTTCTTTACCAGCAGAAGCTGTCCGTCGCTTGTGCGCGCCACCATGATTAACCTCACTCTGCAAGTGATGCGGTCATTCCACCATCGCCGCTGGCCGGTGCTGCTTGGACCAAGCAGCGGGCTCACACCCGCATACGACAATCGTACTCTCGCAGGCCTACGATGGAAATCGCTCGTTGCTGATGACTTCATTTTTGATTCAATTGCGTCGCGCGGGCGATTGGACAATCTTGCTTACCTAGCCGCGCCGAAACGTCGCATGGCTATATCGAGTGTCGCATCGCGCAACGGCGCTGCAATTCCGCGACATGCAATGCGTTTAGCGCATTTGTCGTAAAGTGTTCTGGACCAACGCAAGCATTGCAAAGGCTGTGGGAGCGGATCGTTGACTCCGCGGTTTTTTGGGAGCCTACTTCTGGTTGCCGACTAGAAGACCTGATGCAATAAGGTCGAAATCCGGAAGGAGTGCCAATGTGGCCGCCTTCGATCGCGGAACAAGCGGAGCGGCCCTACATCTCGACTGGGCACTTGCCCAAGCCCGAGATGGTGCAGGAGCTCGTGTCTCAAGCGCATCTGCGCTTCAAGCCGAACAGCGAAGGGACCAATTCGCAGGTTTATCCGGCCCTGGCCAGGGTGCCGAGTGAACTGTTCGGCGTCTGCGTGGCCGGTACCAGCGGGCGCGTCTACGGCGCCGGCGATATCGAATACGAATTCTCGATCATGAGTGTATCGAAGCCATTCGTATTCGCATTGGTGTGCGAGGCCATCGGCCCTGAAGAGGCTCGCGCAAGACTGGGCGCGAACGCGACCGGGCTGCCGTTCAATTCGCTGGCGGCGATCGAGCATGGCGCCGGGCGCACCAACCCGATGGTGAACGCAGGCGCGATCGCGACCACAAGCCTCGTGCCGGGTTCGAGCGCGGAAGAGCAATGGCGGTTCATCCATGACGGCCTCTCGCGCTTCGCGGGCCGCAAGCTTTCGCTCAACGAGGAAGTCTACGCATCGGCATCCAAGACCAATTTTCGCAACCGAAGCATCGCGCGGCTGCTGGAGAGCTACGACCGGATCTACTGCGACGCCAGGCAGGCGACCGATCTCTACACCCGGCAGTGTTCGCTGAACGTGAGCGCCAGGGACCTGGCCGTGATGGGGGCGACGCTGGCCGATGGTGGCGTGAATCCGGTGACCCGGCAGCGGGTGGTCGATGCGGCCGTGTGCCACTATGCATTGGCCGTCATGGTCACGGCCGGACTGTATGAGACGTCGGGCGACTGGCTGTACGACATCGGTCTGCCCGGCAAAAGCGGCATCGGTGGCGGTATCGTCGCGGTGTCTCCGGGAAAGGGTGGATTCGGCACTTTCGGGCCGCCACTGGATGCGGCCGGCAACAGCGTGCGAGGGCAGCTCGCCGCGAAGTTCCTGTCGCAGAGACTGGGCATGGATCTGTTCGTGTCCCAACCGGACGAGTGAAACCAGATGCTGTGAGGATCGGTGGAGCTGTCGCTCGATCGATCGCAACACCAGGCAGGTTGGAGGACGCGATGGCAACGCAAGCGATCTCGATCGGCGACATTCAACAGGAAGAGCGCGCATCATGGGTGCCCATGATTGCGATTGCGGTCGGCCAGATGATCATGTCGTTCAACGTCGCGTCGTTGCCGGTTGCGATGGGGGGAATGGTGGCCAGCTTCGGCGTGCCGCCGACCACGGTCGCGACCGGAATCGTGGCTTACTCGATGCTCGTGGCCGGGTTCGTGATGCTTGGCGCCAAGCTCGCCCAAAGGTTCGGGGCGGTGCAGGTATTTCGCGGTGCCGTCGTGCTTTTTCTGATAGCGCAGATCGCGATGACGTTCAGCCCCACGGCCTCCGTCATGATTTCCGCTCAGGCGCTTTGCGGCGCTGCGGGCGCGGTGATCGTGCCCTCGCTCGTCGCGCTGATTGCCGAGAACTATGCTGGACGCCAGCAGGCGAGCGCCCTTGGTGCGCTGGGTTCGGCAAGGGCCGCCGCCGGCGTGCTGGCATTTGTCGTCGGTGGGTTGCTCGGCACCTATATCGGCTGGCGCCCGGCGTTTGCAATTCTCATCGTCGCCTCGGCGATCGCTTTCGCTCTGAGTTTTCGCTTGCGGCCCGACCACGGTCGCGCGGATGTCCAGATCGATCTGATCGGCGTCGCTCTAGCTGCGAGCGCAATCATTTTCATCAGCTTCGGATTCAATAATCTGAACGGTTGGGGGGTGATCCTGGCGACCCCCAACGCGCCGTTTGACTTGCTGGGCGTCTCGCCGGCGCCGATCCTGATCGTGCTCGGCACCGTGCTCGGGCAGGCATTCCTGATGTGGACGCATCGGCAACAGTCCGCGGAGAAGACGCCCCTGCTGGCGTTGGAGGTGATCGACTCGCCGGAGGAGAGGTGTGCGGTCTACGCATTATTCGCGGTCGTGGCGCTCGAGGCCGCGCTGAACTTCACGGTGCCGCTCTACATTCAGATCGTGCAGGGACGCTCGCCAATCGCGACGGCGATCGCGATGATGCCGTTCAATCTGACCGTCTTTCTCTCGGCGATGCTGATCGTCAATCTCTACGACAAACTGACGCCCCGCCAGATCGGACGCTTTGGCTTCGGCCTCTGCACCGTTGCGTTGCTGTGGCTCGCCTTCGTCGTGCGCAACGACTGGAGCGAGATTCCCGTTCTCCTTGGCCTCGTGCTGTTCGGCATTGGCCAGGGCTCGCTGGTGACACTGCTGTTCAACGTTCTGGTCACGGCTTCGCCCAAGGCGTTGGCCGGGGATGTCGGGTCTTTGCGCGGAACCACGCAGAATCTGGCGGCTGCCGTCGGCACCGCGGTGGCCGGAGCTCTGCTGGTCGGTCTTTTGAGCACGATCGCGCTCGGCAGGATCGCGGCCAGTCCGGTGCTGACCAACGAGCTTCAGAGCCAGGTTGACCTCAGCAACATCACCTTCGTCAGCAATGACCGGCTGCGCAGTGTGCTCGAAGGCACGAGCGGTACGCCGCAGCAGGTCGAGGAAGCCGTCCGGGTCAACACCGAAGCGCGCCTGCGCGCTTTGAAGATCGGATTGTTGATCATGGCCGGCCTCGCACTGCTTGCTGTCATTCCGGCGGGACGGTTGCCGAATTACCGGCCGGGCGAAATACCGGACGACGGAGCGACCGGCGAACGCGAGCGATCGGCCTGATCGGGATGCTGGCCGCCGCTGAGCAGCAAGGTCTCTGCACAACAAACGAGGTGCCGGATATGGATGAACTCGACCGTCGGATCGTGCTCCGGAAAATGCTCGGCGGCGTCGCTGCTGTTGGTCTCGGAACAGGCTTGCTGACGCAAGCGGCCAAAGCGCTGCCGCTGGCCCCTGAAGATGCCCTCGTGGCGAAGACGGATGATCCGGAGCGGCCGCTTCATATGGTCGTCGCCCGGCCACCACCGCGCCCGCGTCCTCCGCCACCACGCCGCCGCTGGCATCGCCGGCGCCGCTGGACCTGTTGGTGGCACAGAGGTCGCCGCCGCTGCGGATGGCGGTGGTGACGTCAGGCACAAGCTTCGGCAGCTCGAGTGGCGCGGCCTGGAACGCGCGACCGTGCCATGGCTGCCTGGGATCAGGGAGGACGACATGGCTACCTATGAGAACAGTTCCACGATGCTCCGCGGGCTGCCTGGCCCGCCTTTATGGGTCTGCGTTCTGCTCGGCCTCGTCATGATCGCCGCGGGCCTTCTGGTTCTGGGAGACGTCGTGCTTTTCACCGTGATCAGCGCCATCTTTATCGGCTGGACCGCCATCGTTGCCGGCGGGTTCGAAATCCTGCACGCCTTCTGGACCAAGGGCTGGGGTGGATTCGTGTGGCAGCTTCTGCTCGGAGTGCTCTACCTCGCCTGCGGAATCGTCCTGCTCAGCCAGCCGGTGGCGAGTGCGCTGCTCCTGACCTATGCCCTCGGTCTCATGCTTTTGGTCTCCGGGATTGTGCGCATGCTGGTCGGCATCGGCCATTGGCAGCAGTCCGGCTGGATCATGCTGGCGTCCGGTCTGTTTGGCGTCCTGGCCGGCCTCGTCATTCTGACGGGATTTCCGGCCACCGGGCTGTGGGTGCTCGGGCTGCTGCTGGGGATCGATCTGTTGTCCCATGGCATCGGATGGCTGAGCTACGCTTTGCAGCCTGCCGCCAGAGCGGCTCAATAGGCCGTCGATCCTCCAGGGAGCAGCAGAACTCTCACCAATAGCTGAAATCAGGTCGGTCCCTCGCGCACAGCGAGATCAATGAAGGTCTCGCGCGATGCGCCATCGGCGGAGAGTGGACATGTCGGGTTTGAGGAAGAGCGTCAGGGTTTCGGCGCTGGTTGCGTCGATTGCGATGAGCCTCGTCGCCTCGCGGCCGGCGCAGGCTCAGCAGGATGGTGGCGTGCTGTTCCAGAATGTACGCATTTTCGATGGCAAGAATGGCGCGCTGTCCGGGCCGTCCAATGTGCTGATCCGGAACAACAAGATCGAGAAGATTTCGACTGCGGCGATCACGGCCGACGCGCAGGTGATCGCCGGCGATGGACGGGTGCTGATGCCCGGGCTGATCGACGCGCATTGGCATGCGTTGCTGGTACGCCCGACGCCGGCGGCCGTGATGGCCAGCGACGTCGGCTACACCAATCTTCTTGCGGCCGCCGAGGCAACGGCGACGCTCATGCGAGGCTTCACCACCATTCGCGACATGGGCGGGCCGGCCTTTTCCCTCAAGCGGGCGATCGACGAGGGTCTCGTCGTCGGTCCTCGCATCTACCCATCCGGTGCCATGATCACCATCACCGGCGGCCATGGCGACTTCCGGCAGCTGTCCGATCTGCCCAGAACGATCGGCGGCATGCTCAGCCGCATGGAGAGGATTGGTGGCGCCATGGTCGCGGACAGCCCGGATGAAGTCCGCGTCCGCGCGCGCGAGCAACTCATGCAGGGGGCGACGCAGGTCAAGCTCACGGCGGGCGGTGGGGTGGCGTCGCCGTTCAGTCCGCTCGACGTGTCCACGTTTACTGAACCGGAGTTGCGTGCCGCGGTGGATGCTGCCGAGAACTGGGGTACCTATGTCGCCGTACACGCCTATACCTCGGTCGCGATCCAGCGATCGATCGCAGCGGGGGTCAAGTGCATCGAGCACGGTCATTTGATGGACGACGCGTCGGCCCGCCTGATGGCCGAGAAGGGAATTTGGCTGAGCACACAGCCCTTCCTCGATCTGTCGGGCGCAAGTGCCCTTGGGCCTGCGGAGCAGGACAAGATGCGGCAGGTCGTTGCCGGCACCGACAGGGTCTACGGCTTTGCCAAGAAGTACAAGTTGAAGACGGCCTTCGGTACCGACGTCTTGTTCTCGCAAGCGCTCGCTGACCGGCAAGGCGCCATGCTGACTGCCCTCACGCGATGGTACACGCCGGCTGAAGCGCTCATCATGGCGACATCGACGAATGCCGAATTGCTTGCTCTGTCCGGGCTTCGAAATCCATATTCGGGCAAGCTGGGCGTGGTGGAGGAAGGTGCGCTCGCCGACCTTCTGCTGGTCGAAGGCAATCCGATCGACAACATCAAGCTGATCGAAGATCCGGCAAAGAACTTCCTGGTCATCATGAAGGATGGAAAGGTCTACAAGAATCTTCTTGGTGGTGACCGGAACAAGTAGGCGGACATGATCACAAGGTGGGCAAGCGGCAGCGTCAAAGCATCGGCTTGTAGCCGATATGGCTGCCGACGTTGGCCGGTGGAGCAGCGATCGCCGGAAGGGCAAAGGCAGTCTGCTACCGCCGAAACTGCGTCAGAAACGTCCGCAAGGAATCGTGCTGGCTCTCGACATCCGAAATCACCCAGCCGTCGGGACCGTTGACGACGATGAAGTTGAGCGTGACGGCGCGGCCTTCATTGTCGAACGTCACCGTTACGTCGGTCTTGTCGAACTGCCGGCGCGGGATTGCGATCGAGATTGGGCCGAGCCGCCAGGTCGGGCTTTGCACCAGAAAATCGTAGGGCGCATCGTCCAGCGCGGTCCAGGCACCGCGCAGGGTGGGATCGAAGAATCGGCGAGCGGTTTCCTCGTCACGCGGCAGGCCGTTGGAATATTCGGCGCTGCCTCGCCCATAATGGGCGTAGACGTTGCGGATCAGCGATTCCGGTGTGCGGAACCCGGCGTCGGCGGTGGCGGCGCCCAGGGCGGCCGCAACGAGCGAGAAACCCGCGAGGATATTGACGCGTCCCATCAGCTTTATTTGCCGTTGCCCCTGACATATCTTGCAGGGAAATCCTTCCGAACGAAAGCCGGCCGGCGCGATGCGCGAACTTTTCGACGATGTCCCAGAACAATCTCCGTTCGATCCGCAGGAGGCGGTGCGGCGCCACATCCGCACGCCCCAGCGCAAGCGGTTCTACACCAGCGCCGGCGTCGCGGAGGCCGACGGCGGATTTTCGATCACGCTCGACGGCAAGGCGATCCGCTCGCCGTCCGGCAAGCCGATCGCGGTGCCGACGCGGGCCATTGCGGACACGGTGGCGGCGGAATGGAATGCGCAGGGCGAGACCATCGATCCCATGACCATGCCGCTGACGCGGCTTGCCAACAGCGTGATCGAGGGGGTGATCGATCGCGTCGACGAGGTGGCCGACGATGCGGCCAAGTTCCTCGGCAGCGACCTCTTGTTCTATCGCGCCGGGCATCCCGAAACGCTGGTGGCGCGCGAGGCCCGGCATTGGGATCCGATCCTGTTCTGGGCCGCTGACGCGCTCGGCGCCCATTTCGTGATGGCCGAGGGCGTCATGCATATCGGGCAGCCCGAGCCTGCGATCAAGGCGGCGCGGGCGGCGTTCCCGACCGACCCATGGTCGGTCGCCGCGCTCCATGTGGTGACGACGCTGACCGGCTCGGCACTGCTCGCGCTGGCGCTGGCGCACGGTGTCCGCGACGAGGACCAGGTCTGGGCCGCCGCCCATGTCGACGAGGACTGGAACATCGAGAAATGGGGTGTCGACGAGGAGGTCGCCGCTCGCCGCGCCGCCCGCCAGCTCGATTTCAAGGCGGCTGCCGGCGTGCTGAGGGAGCTCAAGCCCTCTGCCGGTTAACGAGGGGTTTACGGCGCCGGGCTAGCCTGCGGCACGTTCCTCGCGCCTGGCCGAGACCTCCGACATGGCACTCGCCATCAATCCCGTGCTGCCGGTGCTCGCCTCGAAGCAGGCGGACAGCGTTGCGCCTGATCTCACGCTCGAGGCCGGCAGCGTCGTCAACGCGCTGGTGCTGAAAGTGCTGTCCGCCGATCTGGTGCGGATCGCGATCGCGAGCCTGTCGATCGACGTCCAGACCGAGGTGCCGCTGCAGCAGGGTCAGAACCTGCAGCTTGCGGTGTCGCAGACCAATGACGGAATCCGCCTGCAGCTGGTCGGGCAGGGCCCGGACACCGGCGACGCCGCACGGCTGTCGCCGGCAGCGTCCGACGCCACCGATGCCGCCCAGCCCGTCGCCACGGCACCGAAGGCTGTGCTGACGCCGCTCGAGCGCGTCACCATCACGGCTGCGGCACAGAATGCGGCGGCGGTGCAGGGCAGCCAGGCGCCGCTGTTTGCCAATCTCGCCGCGGTTGCTTCGGCCAATCTGCCGCCGAAGCTGCAGGCTGCGATCGCACAAGTGCTGGCGCAGCAGACCGGGCTCGACGAGAATTTGAGCGGCGATGCGGTCAAGGCCGGCTTGCAGAAATCCGGCCTGCTGTTCGAGGCGACGCTGGCTGCGGGCGTCCCGCCGGCGGCCGGCAGCGCGCCGGATCTGAAGGCTGCGCTGATCGTGCTGCGCCAGGCGCTGAGCTCGCTCGGCGCCGGTGATGCGGCCAAGCCCGCGGCCACACCGCTGCAGCAGCCCGCGCTGCCCAATATAGGCACGGCGCCGAGCATCTTGCCGCCGGCCACGCCCGACCTCGACGTTCAGGAGATCCTGCTGCCGCAGGCGCGCGTGCCGGTCGCCGAGGATATCGCCCGCGGCGGCGCCACGGGGCTCGCCGGCGCGCTCGCGGATGCGCTCGACACCGGCCCGTCATCGGGCGGCGCGCTTAATCTCATTCAGGAAGCGCTGCACGAGCTCGGCAACCCGGCACGGCAGGGCGTCGCGCCGAGGGAGATGCTGCCCGGTGATGTGCCCGCACGCGGCAACGGGCCGCCACCGCCGTTTCATGGCGCGCTGCCGTCGGCCCAGGCCGTTGCGGAGCCGTCGATTGCCCCTGGCACGCCGCTCACAACCGTCGCGCATCGCCTGTTGGAAAACACCGACGCCGCACTGGCGCGGCAGACGCTGCTGCAGGTCGCCTCGCTGCCGGATCGCGCCGACATCGCGCGTCCGCAGCTCGACGCCATGGTGCCGCGCTGGAATTTCGAGATCCCGTTCCTGACCCAGCAGGGCACGGCGATGGCGCAGTTCGAGATTTCCCGCGACGGCGGCGGCAATGAGGTCGAGGCGGCCAAGCGGGTGTGGCGCGCGCGCTTCACGCTCGATGTCGAGCCGGCCGGCCCGGTGCACGCGCTGGTCTCGCTGAACGGCGAGCGCACCTCGGTGCGGATGTGGGCCGAGCGTCCGTCGACCGCCGCGCAGCTGCGCGCCGGCGCGTCCGAACTGAGCCAGGCGCTGACCAGAGCCGAGCTCACGCCAGGCGACATCGAGATCCGCGACGGCAGCCCGCCGCAACCCGCGCCGGCGCGCGCCGGCCATTTCCTGGACCGCGCATCATGAGCGAGGCCAACAACCAGCTCGCGGTCGCACTGCATTACGACCACGCCGGCGCGCCGCGCGTGGTGGCAAAAGGCAAGGGCGCGATCGGCGCCAGGATCATCGAGGTCGCCAAGGCCAACGACATCCCGATCGAGGAGAACGAGGTGCTGGCCGGCGCGCTCTCCAATGTCGAGCTCGGCGACGAGATTCCGGCCGAGCTCTACAAGGCCGTCGCCGAGGTGCTGGTGTTCGTGCTGCGGATGTCGGGCCGGGCGCGGTAACGGGCGCGTTTCAAGCGAAGTGCGCACCGGCTCGCGTGAAGAAAACGCGACAAACAAGCGAGTCTTGTTGCCATCCTTTCACCACGATGGCATCCACCATCGTCGTCAACCCGAACCTGCCCAGGACTTGTCGTGATCCATCGCCGCCATGCGCTCGGTCTGCTTGCTGCTACGATCCTGCCGTCACGCAGCTTCGCCAACGTGTCCTACCAGCGCAGCGAGTTTCGCGAGCAGCTGCAAAAACGGTTCTTCGATCTCGGAACTGAAGGCACATTCGTCGGCTACAAGATCGAGGACTACCTGATCATCGCCAGCGACAAGGTCCGCTCGGGCGAGGGCAAATTGCCGGCCTCGACCTTCAAGATCCCGAACGCGCTGATCGCGCTCGAGAGCGGCGTGGTGCAGGATCCCGACAAGGATGTGTTCAAGTGGGACGGCACAACCCGGAGCATCGAGGCCTGGAACAGGGATCACACGCTGCGTTCCGCGCTGGCAGTATCGGCCTTTCCGGTGTTCCAGGAGATCGCCCGCCGCATCGGCGAGGAGCGGATGAAGAAGTATGTCGACATCATCGACTACGGCAACCGCGACATCGGCGGCGGCATCGACCAGTTCTGGGTGTCGGGTAATTTGCGCATCGATCCGGTGCAGCAGATCGATTTCCTCGACCGGCTGCGCCGTGGCGTGCTGCCGGTCGGCAAGCGCAGCCAGCAGCTGGTGTGCGACATTCTCCCCGTCACGAAAGTCGGCGACGCCGTCATTCGCGCCAAGACCGGCCTCACCGACAAGGAGCACGGCTCGCTCGGCTGGCTGGTCGGCTGGGCCGAGAAGGGCACCGACGTCACGGTGTTCGCGATGAACATGGACTGCAAGACCCAGGCGCAGATCGACGCGCGGATGAGCGTCACGCAGCAATGCCTCATCGATATCGTCGCGCTGTGATGACCTGACCTGCGTGTTCATCGCTGGCTGGCGCTTCGTAGCTCGACTAGCATCCTCCGATAAAATCAAGCGGAGGAATCATGCATTCGGCAACAGTCTGGCTCTCGTCACTCACGCTGGCCGCGGCCGGCGGCTGGCTCGCGGCGACGGTGTTTTCGGCGCCGGCCACCAGCAAGGAGCCGCGCTTCCCGCAGCTCACGATGGAGCAGCTCAGCGACCTGCAAAAACCGCTCGGCGAGCAGATCATGAAGGTGTCGAGCGTCGGCATCGGCGGGCCCTACAATCCGATGATCCGGAGCCCGGTGCTCGGCCAGCGGCTCTATGATCTGTTCTATTATCTGCGCTGGCAGACCTCGGTGCCGACACGGCTGAATGAGTTCGCGATCCTGATCATCGGCCGGCAGTGGCGCTCGCAGGTCGAGTGGTTCGCGCACGCGCCGCTCGCCGCCAAGGCCGGCCTGCCGCCCGATGTGATCGCCGAGCTGAAGGCCGGCAACCGGCCGTCGAAGATGGCCGACGACGAGGCCGTCGTGTACGACTTCGTCACCGAGCTGACCACGACCAAGAAAGTCTCCGACGAGACCTTTGCGCGCGCCAAGAAGATCTTCAACGATCAGCAGATCGTCGACCTCACCGCGGTCGCCGGCAATTACGTGATGGTGGCGATGATCCTGGCGATGGCGGAGGAAACGGTGCCGCCGGGCAAGGAGGAGCCGTTCAAGGTCGGCGAGAAATAGGGCGCGGTGGCGATCGGGTGTGAATTACCGCCCGATCGCCCGTTGCAAGGTCGGCATCAGCTTCGGGTCGCGGCATTGCGCGACGTTGAAGCGCATGAAGGCGGCCGCCGTCTGCGAGGCGCTGAACACATTGCCCGGTGCCAGCACGATGTTGTCGGCAAGCGCGGCGCGCGCCACGTCGGCGGAGTCGCACCCGTCGGGCAGGTGGCACCACAGATAGAAGCCGCCGCGCGGCATCAGCCAGGGGGTGACGCCGATGCGCTGCAATTTGTCGCCGACGTCGCGGCGGGCGCGGGCAAGGCGCCGGCGCAACTCCTCGACATGCTTGCGATAGAAGCCGCTCGACAGCACGCTGGCGATGATCTCGGTCGCGACCGCGCTCGGGCCGCCGAAACCGGTCGCGACCTGGAGATCGACGAGATCCTCGATCCAGTCCGCGCGCGCGGCGATGAAGCCGCAGCGCACCGATGCCGACAGCGTCTTGGAGAAGCTGCCGATCCGGATCACGCGGCTCAGGCCATCGAGCGCGGCGAGCCGCGCCGAAGGCTCAGGCTCGAAGTCCGCAAAGATGTCGTCCTCGACGATGGTGAGGTCATAGGCTGTCGCGGCATTCAGCACGCGGTGCGCGGTCTGCGGCGACAGCGTCGCACCGGTCGGATTATGCAGCGCCGAGTTGGTGACATAGAGCCGCGGCCGCTCGGCGGCGAGCGTCGCCTCGAAGCTCGCGACATCGGGGCCCGACGCGGTGTAGGGCACGCCGACGATGCGAACCTGATGCGCGCGCAGCAGCGCGCGGAAATTGAAGTAGCAGGGATCGTCGACCAGCACGGTGTCGCCCGGCCGCAGCAGGAAGCGGCAGACGAGGTCGATCGCCTGCGTGCCGGACGCGGTCAGCAAAAGCTGCTCGGGCGGCACCTCGAGGCCCTCATCGGCAAACCGCGCCATCAGGATCCGCCGCAGCGCGAGCGAGCCGCGCGTCGCGCCATAGTCGGAGAGCACGGCGTCGTCGGCCCGCGCCAGGCCGCGCAATGCGCGCCGCAGCGCTTCGGTCGGCATCCACTCGGCCGGCAGCCAGCCGCAACCGGGCTTGAGCGCGCCGGTCTCGGCATCGAGCGATTGCCGCGACACCCAGAACGGATCCACCGCGCGGTCGCGCTGCGGCTGGTCCTTGGCGAGCGCGAGCGGCGGCAGCGCCGCGGACGAGACATAGAAGCCGGAGCCGGGCCGGGCCCGGATCAGGCCCTCGGCGACGAGGCGGTCATAGGCCTCGACGACGGTGGAGGGCGACACGCCCATGGTCGCGGCCAGGCCGCGGATCGAG from Bradyrhizobium elkanii USDA 76 harbors:
- a CDS encoding HdeD family acid-resistance protein translates to MATYENSSTMLRGLPGPPLWVCVLLGLVMIAAGLLVLGDVVLFTVISAIFIGWTAIVAGGFEILHAFWTKGWGGFVWQLLLGVLYLACGIVLLSQPVASALLLTYALGLMLLVSGIVRMLVGIGHWQQSGWIMLASGLFGVLAGLVILTGFPATGLWVLGLLLGIDLLSHGIGWLSYALQPAARAAQ
- a CDS encoding flagellar hook-length control protein FliK — protein: MALAINPVLPVLASKQADSVAPDLTLEAGSVVNALVLKVLSADLVRIAIASLSIDVQTEVPLQQGQNLQLAVSQTNDGIRLQLVGQGPDTGDAARLSPAASDATDAAQPVATAPKAVLTPLERVTITAAAQNAAAVQGSQAPLFANLAAVASANLPPKLQAAIAQVLAQQTGLDENLSGDAVKAGLQKSGLLFEATLAAGVPPAAGSAPDLKAALIVLRQALSSLGAGDAAKPAATPLQQPALPNIGTAPSILPPATPDLDVQEILLPQARVPVAEDIARGGATGLAGALADALDTGPSSGGALNLIQEALHELGNPARQGVAPREMLPGDVPARGNGPPPPFHGALPSAQAVAEPSIAPGTPLTTVAHRLLENTDAALARQTLLQVASLPDRADIARPQLDAMVPRWNFEIPFLTQQGTAMAQFEISRDGGGNEVEAAKRVWRARFTLDVEPAGPVHALVSLNGERTSVRMWAERPSTAAQLRAGASELSQALTRAELTPGDIEIRDGSPPQPAPARAGHFLDRAS
- a CDS encoding metal-dependent hydrolase family protein, whose protein sequence is MSLVASRPAQAQQDGGVLFQNVRIFDGKNGALSGPSNVLIRNNKIEKISTAAITADAQVIAGDGRVLMPGLIDAHWHALLVRPTPAAVMASDVGYTNLLAAAEATATLMRGFTTIRDMGGPAFSLKRAIDEGLVVGPRIYPSGAMITITGGHGDFRQLSDLPRTIGGMLSRMERIGGAMVADSPDEVRVRAREQLMQGATQVKLTAGGGVASPFSPLDVSTFTEPELRAAVDAAENWGTYVAVHAYTSVAIQRSIAAGVKCIEHGHLMDDASARLMAEKGIWLSTQPFLDLSGASALGPAEQDKMRQVVAGTDRVYGFAKKYKLKTAFGTDVLFSQALADRQGAMLTALTRWYTPAEALIMATSTNAELLALSGLRNPYSGKLGVVEEGALADLLLVEGNPIDNIKLIEDPAKNFLVIMKDGKVYKNLLGGDRNK
- the glsA gene encoding glutaminase A, which translates into the protein MWPPSIAEQAERPYISTGHLPKPEMVQELVSQAHLRFKPNSEGTNSQVYPALARVPSELFGVCVAGTSGRVYGAGDIEYEFSIMSVSKPFVFALVCEAIGPEEARARLGANATGLPFNSLAAIEHGAGRTNPMVNAGAIATTSLVPGSSAEEQWRFIHDGLSRFAGRKLSLNEEVYASASKTNFRNRSIARLLESYDRIYCDARQATDLYTRQCSLNVSARDLAVMGATLADGGVNPVTRQRVVDAAVCHYALAVMVTAGLYETSGDWLYDIGLPGKSGIGGGIVAVSPGKGGFGTFGPPLDAAGNSVRGQLAAKFLSQRLGMDLFVSQPDE
- a CDS encoding ATP12 family chaperone protein, producing the protein MRELFDDVPEQSPFDPQEAVRRHIRTPQRKRFYTSAGVAEADGGFSITLDGKAIRSPSGKPIAVPTRAIADTVAAEWNAQGETIDPMTMPLTRLANSVIEGVIDRVDEVADDAAKFLGSDLLFYRAGHPETLVAREARHWDPILFWAADALGAHFVMAEGVMHIGQPEPAIKAARAAFPTDPWSVAALHVVTTLTGSALLALALAHGVRDEDQVWAAAHVDEDWNIEKWGVDEEVAARRAARQLDFKAAAGVLRELKPSAG
- a CDS encoding MFS transporter; the encoded protein is MATQAISIGDIQQEERASWVPMIAIAVGQMIMSFNVASLPVAMGGMVASFGVPPTTVATGIVAYSMLVAGFVMLGAKLAQRFGAVQVFRGAVVLFLIAQIAMTFSPTASVMISAQALCGAAGAVIVPSLVALIAENYAGRQQASALGALGSARAAAGVLAFVVGGLLGTYIGWRPAFAILIVASAIAFALSFRLRPDHGRADVQIDLIGVALAASAIIFISFGFNNLNGWGVILATPNAPFDLLGVSPAPILIVLGTVLGQAFLMWTHRQQSAEKTPLLALEVIDSPEERCAVYALFAVVALEAALNFTVPLYIQIVQGRSPIATAIAMMPFNLTVFLSAMLIVNLYDKLTPRQIGRFGFGLCTVALLWLAFVVRNDWSEIPVLLGLVLFGIGQGSLVTLLFNVLVTASPKALAGDVGSLRGTTQNLAAAVGTAVAGALLVGLLSTIALGRIAASPVLTNELQSQVDLSNITFVSNDRLRSVLEGTSGTPQQVEEAVRVNTEARLRALKIGLLIMAGLALLAVIPAGRLPNYRPGEIPDDGATGERERSA
- a CDS encoding EscU/YscU/HrcU family type III secretion system export apparatus switch protein, producing MSEANNQLAVALHYDHAGAPRVVAKGKGAIGARIIEVAKANDIPIEENEVLAGALSNVELGDEIPAELYKAVAEVLVFVLRMSGRAR